The genomic DNA TTCTTATCGTGGAGCTGATCTTCTTTTTAGAGAGCACGGAATAAAGGTAGTAGGTATTCCAGGAACAATAGATAACGACATAGCTGGTACTGATTATACAATTGGTTATGACACAACACTAAATATTATTTTAGATGCGGTTTCCAGAATAAGAGATACTGCAAATTCACATGAGAGAACATACTTATTAGAAGTAATGGGGAGAGATTGCGGGGATTTAGCATTGTATTCTGCGATGGCCGGAGGAGCTAACGGGGTATTAATACCGGAAGTTAACAGATCAATAGACGAGCTTGCAGAAGATATAAAAGAAAGAAGATCTCAAAGAAAACTATCAGACATTATTATCGTGGCAGAAGGTGTAGGTCATGTTTTTGACATCGCCAAAGAGCTGAAAGAAAAAATAAATACAGAGATAAGAGTAACTGTATTGGGTCACATCCAAAGAGGAGGTTCGCCGACTGCATTTGACAGAGTATTAGCTACTAGAATGGGCGCAAGGGCATTTGAGCTTCTTATGGAAGGTGAAAGCGGAATAATGGTCGGGATGGAGAATAACAAAATGGTAACTCACGCTATCTCTTACGCATGGGAAAATAAAACTAACATTTCTTTGGATGATTATAACTTAACTCATCTTTTATCGATATAATATTTAGGAGGATTTTAAAAATGAAAATGACAAAAATTGTTTGTACAATCGGACCAAAATCTGAGAGTAAGGAAGTACTTACCAGTCTTATAGATAACGGAATGAACGTTATGAGACTGAATTTCTCACACGGAGATTATGAGGAACATGGTGGAAGAATAAGAACAGCAAGGGAAATAATGGCTGAAACAAATAAGCATATAGCAATTTTATTAGATACAAAAGGACCGGAAATAAGAACAGGAAAACTGGAAAACGGGAAAGATGTTGTTCTTGAAACTGGAAATGAAGTAATAGTAACAGTTGACTACTCATTTGTAGGAAATAAAGATAAATTTGCAGTATCATATGCCGGAATAATCAATGATTTGAAACCCGGAAATATAATACTTCTTGATGACGGGCTAATAGCTCTGGAAGTACAGGCAATAAGCGGAACTGAAATAAAATGTCTTATAAAAAATACAGGAGAATTAGGGGAACACAAAGGTGTAAATCTTCCCGGAGTATCTGTAAGTCTTCCGGCTCTTGCTGAAAAAGACATAGAAGATTTGAAATTCGGATGTGAGCAGGGTGTAGACTTTATAGCAGCTTCATTTATCAGAAAAGCAGGAGATGTGGCAGAGGTAAGAAGTGTCCTTGATGCAAACGGCGGAGAAAATATAAAAGTAATTTCAAAAATAGAAAGTCAGGAAGGTCTAGATAATTTTGACGAAATTCTGGAATTATCAGACGGAATCATGGTGGCAAGAGGAGATCTAGGAGTAGAAATACCTGTAGAGGAAGTGCCTTTTGCACAAAAAATGATGATAAAAAAATGTAACGAAGAAGGAAAAGTAGTAATCACAGCTACTCAGATGCTGGATTCAATGATAAGAAACCCAAGACCTACAAGAGCAGAAGTAGGGGACGTGGCTAATGCCATACTTGACGGAACTGATGCAGTAATGCTTTCGGGAGAATCTGCAAAAGGTAAGTATCCGTTGGAAACTGTAAAGACTATGACAGCTATAGCTGACAGAACAGACAGATTCAAAAAATATAAAGATCTTCTTTTTGACGGAGATATTACAATAACAGAAGCTGTATCTAAAGGTGCAGTGGAAGCAGGAAATCTTCTTGGTGCAAAGGCTATTCTTGTATGGACTAAAAGCGGAAGAGCTGCAAGAATGGTAAGAAAATACGGACCGGTAGTTCCTATAGTAGCTCTTACTGATAATGAACAAACTGCAAGACAGCTTTCATTAACAAGAGGAGTAACAAGCTTTGTTGATAAAAATCTGGATAAAACAGATGAATTCTTTGCAAGAGCAATGGAACTGGTAGTAACATTGCCAACTATCAAAAAAGGTGATATAGTAGTATTAGTTACAGGAATATCTGAAACTGGAACTACAAATACATTTAAAGTAGGAATAGTAGGAGAATAATTTATATAAAAAGAGGGACTGGTATATTTCAGCCCTCTTTTTTTGATCTGGTACACTACTATATTACTTTGGATGCCGCTGTGAATTCTATTATCAGCCAGATGCCAAATATCCTTTGAAGTTCTTTCTAATATTAAAATATTCTGTATTATCTGGCTAAATATAGACAAGTTATAACATACAGAAATGAATTTTTTAAATAAAAATATAAAATGTTGAATTTTAGTGCATAGATTGTTATACTAGTAGTGGATAAATATATTAAACTATCAGCAAAACACTGAAACAAGAACAATATATAAAGAATTCGGGAAGGAGAACAATAGTGAAAAATTTAATCAATCGAAATGTAAATGATGTGTTTGACGAAATTATTCGTAAAAGAAGAAGTATTCGTTCTTTTAAAAGTATTGTACCATCTAAGGAAATAATAAAGGAAATCATAACAGCAGGAGCTTATGCACCTTATGGAGCACTTGCAATAACTGATATCTCACAGTACAGACGTTTTTTTGTTTTTACTAAAAATCACGGATATCTGGACAGAATAAATACATATATAAAAGAAGCTGCAAAAGCAAATTTGGAAGAACTTGAGAAAGATCTGAAAAAAGAACCAGATTTAAAAGAGGAATCAGAGTCTTATAAAAGAAGACTTGAAAGTTTTGCCATGAATGGTTTTATCGGACTGTCAGAAGTACCATGTCTGATTATAATTGCTGAAAAGCGGGGACTGCCGTCAGTAGAAAGACAATCTTTGGCTCATGTTCTGGAAAATATGTGGCTTAAAGTAGCTGCAATGGATATGGGAATGCACCTTTTTTCCATAATAGAAAGTCTTAGCAGCAGCAAGGAATTTAGCAGTCTTTTAAAGCTGAATCACGGGGAATACACTTATACAGGATGTGTAATAGGATTTCCGCTTACTAAAAGCGAGAAAAAGGAAGATATACACGTGGATAAATCTATCAGCTGGTATTAAGTATTAATCTTTTCATCTTTATATTTAACAGTAAATAATTTTCTTATTCTTACAACAGGTTTTTATACAAAAGAGGCGGATATTCCTAAACAGTTGATATTATGGTATAATATGCCAATAAGTTATGTTTATGGAAAGGGATAATATGAAAAAGATTTTTTTACTGGTTCCTTTGATAGTCATTTTTGGTATTTACAGTGCTTTTGAGAATGGCTGGCTCAGATTAAACTATCTGGGGAAAAAAGAATTTCCTGTGAGAGGAATAGATATTTCCCATCATCAGAAAAAAATTAACTGGGAAGAACTGAGAAAGGCTGAGATCAATTTTGTAATAATCAAAGCTACTGAAGGTGCAGATTATCAGGATCCCAATTTCAAGGAAAACTGGAATGAATCATTGAAAGAGGGATATGAAACCGGTGCATACCATTTTTACAGATTGTGTAAAAGCGGGAATGAACAGGCCGAAAATTTTATTAATACAGTCCCAAAATCGGAAACTGCTCTTCCGCCGTTTATAGATCTGGAATATGGAGGAAACTGCAAGACTGATAAAAGCAGGGATGAAGTAAAAAAAGAAATATATATTTTTCTGGAAACTGTAAAAGATCATTACGGGAAATCCCCTGTGCTCTATGCGACAGATTCTTTTTACAAAGATTATATAGAAAATGATTATCAGGAATATGACATATGGATAAGAAATATTATATCAAAGCCAAAACTGGAAAATAACAGAAAATGGACATTCTGGCAGTATGCGAACAGAGGCCGTTTAAAGGGAATAGAAGGTTTTGTTGATCTAAATATTTTTCATGGCTCTGAAGAAGAATACAGAAAATTTATAAAGTAAGGAGAAGTAATATAGGTATGAAATCACTGGATAATATAATAGATGAATTTGCAAAGCTTCCGGGAATAGGAAGAAAAAGTGCAATGAGAATAGCATTTCATGTCCTTGAGATGGAAGATGAAGAGCTGCTTAATTTTATTACGATTTTGAAAGAGGCGAAAGAAAAAATAAAAAAATGTGAAATATGCGGAAATCTCACAGAAAATGATATATGCGAAATTTGTTCCGATGAAGAAAGAGACAGTAGTATTATATGTATTGTAAAGGATTCAAGAGATATTATAGCTTTTGAAAAGTCAAAAACATATAACGGACTTTATCATGTTTTGGGCGGAATAATAGACCCTTTGAACGGAATAGGTGTAGATGATCTGGATATAGACAAGCTTACGAAACGACTTACAGGAAATGTAAAAGAGGTTATACTTGCTCTGGATCCCAGTCTGGAAGGAGAAACAACATCTTTATATCTTTCCAAAATTATTAAGGAAAAAGAGATAATAGTATCGAGAATAGCCAGCGGGATTCCTATGGGAGGAAATATCGAATTTTCTGATATAGCTACTCTTTCAAGATCACTGGAAGGGCGTAAGGAAATATAAAATAAGTAAACTAAAAAAGACTGTAATTAATCAGTAAATCTCTAGTATTACGAGATATTGCAGTGATTTCTGACATTACAGTCTTTTTATATGGAATTATAATTTAAAATAATTTTCAAGTATATCCCCTAATTCAAATGTATGTACAATTAAAATTGATTTTACCATTAATTTAAAATAAAAAAATATAATATTTTTTTCTAAACAAAGAATAATTATTATAGATAAACAATACACATTATGTTAATGTTTTAAACTTATAAATTGATTCTTTGTCTGATAAAATAAACAGGAAATGAAAACAAATTTATTAAAAAACTCACAAGAGGTGCTTACTAAAGCTAATATTATGTTATAATTATAATGATACACTATTTGCATGGTTTTAATAAGAAGCTAATTGTAGATATTTTACTGGATTTTTATGATAAAAATAATTACTCTGTAAATGAGAGCAAACGCTGAAATATTAGATTAGTTTACATAATATTTCCAGAAATAAAATTGTACAGAAAGAAGGTACTGCGGAACTTTAGTTTATTAACTGGATTTTGGATTAAATAAAATTTATAAAGGAGGTACGATTATTATATTTTACTGATGTTAGAGCTTAAAAGACACTGGTACGGCATCAGGAGTCAGAATATCAGACAAAAATAGAGCAGGTAGTAAAAGTAAAGACAGAAAAAGTACGTAAGTATAAACGGATACAAAAATAGATCATTTATTATTGAAATAAATAACAGACAGATTAGAACAGCATAAGGTAATTAAGGAGGAACAATGAAAGCAAATAAAAAATTATTAGTATCATTTTTAGCATTGAATGCAGTATTATCAGTAAATGCCAGCGGAGCAGAAAAAGCAGCATCATCTAAATATGACAGAATGTATAACAGTATGGTAAAGAATCTTGAACAGGGAAAATCTAACCAGAAAAACTATGAAATAATAGAACGAATACTTAATCAAAAAAATAAAGAATTAAAAGATTTATATCTACAGGGAGAATATGTTGTAAAACCTGAATATCTGGAATGGCAGGTATTTTTCTCAGGATTTTATGATGAATACGGTAAGGGTGTAGATAATACTTCAGAAAATGCGGCCTATCATACTAAGGTAAGCGGATATTATGACGATAATGGTAATTATGTAACGACAAGCAGCAGTATAAACGGAATGGCGGGGAAACCTTATCAGCCATTACAGCAGCCGAAAGACATTAATCTGGGAGTGAGTATTCCTTTGAAGGGAATGAGCAGGGAACCGCTTACATTATCATTATCTCCGGCAAGTGAAATAAGTATAAATCCGAGCACTCTTACAGTAACTGCACCGACAGGGGTATCGATACCGTCTCTAAGTTTTCTGGAATTCCAGCCGCTGGAACCGATAGTAGAGTTACCACAGCTTGTACCGATTCCGATAATAACAATCGGTGGAGCAGGAGG from Sebaldella termitidis ATCC 33386 includes the following:
- the pfkA gene encoding 6-phosphofructokinase — protein: MKKIGILTSGGDSPGMNTAIRAVTKMAMNYNCEMYGIKRGYKGMLNDEIFKLNPLDVSGIADRGGTILLSARLPEFKQPEVRAKAAANLKRHGIEGLVVIGGDGSYRGADLLFREHGIKVVGIPGTIDNDIAGTDYTIGYDTTLNIILDAVSRIRDTANSHERTYLLEVMGRDCGDLALYSAMAGGANGVLIPEVNRSIDELAEDIKERRSQRKLSDIIIVAEGVGHVFDIAKELKEKINTEIRVTVLGHIQRGGSPTAFDRVLATRMGARAFELLMEGESGIMVGMENNKMVTHAISYAWENKTNISLDDYNLTHLLSI
- a CDS encoding glycoside hydrolase family 25 protein — protein: MKKIFLLVPLIVIFGIYSAFENGWLRLNYLGKKEFPVRGIDISHHQKKINWEELRKAEINFVIIKATEGADYQDPNFKENWNESLKEGYETGAYHFYRLCKSGNEQAENFINTVPKSETALPPFIDLEYGGNCKTDKSRDEVKKEIYIFLETVKDHYGKSPVLYATDSFYKDYIENDYQEYDIWIRNIISKPKLENNRKWTFWQYANRGRLKGIEGFVDLNIFHGSEEEYRKFIK
- the pykF gene encoding pyruvate kinase PykF, which codes for MKMTKIVCTIGPKSESKEVLTSLIDNGMNVMRLNFSHGDYEEHGGRIRTAREIMAETNKHIAILLDTKGPEIRTGKLENGKDVVLETGNEVIVTVDYSFVGNKDKFAVSYAGIINDLKPGNIILLDDGLIALEVQAISGTEIKCLIKNTGELGEHKGVNLPGVSVSLPALAEKDIEDLKFGCEQGVDFIAASFIRKAGDVAEVRSVLDANGGENIKVISKIESQEGLDNFDEILELSDGIMVARGDLGVEIPVEEVPFAQKMMIKKCNEEGKVVITATQMLDSMIRNPRPTRAEVGDVANAILDGTDAVMLSGESAKGKYPLETVKTMTAIADRTDRFKKYKDLLFDGDITITEAVSKGAVEAGNLLGAKAILVWTKSGRAARMVRKYGPVVPIVALTDNEQTARQLSLTRGVTSFVDKNLDKTDEFFARAMELVVTLPTIKKGDIVVLVTGISETGTTNTFKVGIVGE
- the recR gene encoding recombination mediator RecR; translation: MKSLDNIIDEFAKLPGIGRKSAMRIAFHVLEMEDEELLNFITILKEAKEKIKKCEICGNLTENDICEICSDEERDSSIICIVKDSRDIIAFEKSKTYNGLYHVLGGIIDPLNGIGVDDLDIDKLTKRLTGNVKEVILALDPSLEGETTSLYLSKIIKEKEIIVSRIASGIPMGGNIEFSDIATLSRSLEGRKEI
- a CDS encoding nitroreductase family protein, which codes for MKNLINRNVNDVFDEIIRKRRSIRSFKSIVPSKEIIKEIITAGAYAPYGALAITDISQYRRFFVFTKNHGYLDRINTYIKEAAKANLEELEKDLKKEPDLKEESESYKRRLESFAMNGFIGLSEVPCLIIIAEKRGLPSVERQSLAHVLENMWLKVAAMDMGMHLFSIIESLSSSKEFSSLLKLNHGEYTYTGCVIGFPLTKSEKKEDIHVDKSISWY